The proteins below come from a single Capricornis sumatraensis isolate serow.1 chromosome 14, serow.2, whole genome shotgun sequence genomic window:
- the NADK gene encoding NAD kinase isoform X3, with product MEQEKVNGNKEPCAEASSYRCSACHGDEDWGPGHPLRGRSKSRSLSAAPVLASAREFRRTRSLHGPCPVTTFGPKACVLQNPQTIMHIQDPASQRLTWNKSPKSVLVIKKIRDASLLQPFKELCAYLMENNMVVYVEKKVLEDPALLSDDHFGPVKRKFCTFREDYDDISNQIDLIICLGGDGTLLYASSLFQGSVPPVMAFHLGSLGFLTPFNFENFQSQVTQVIQGNAAVVLRSRLKVRVVKEPRGKKVAVPNGISENGVLAAGLDVEVGKQAVQYQVLNEVVIDRGPSSYLSNVDVYLDGHLITTVQGDGVIVSTPTGSTAYAAAAGASMIHPNVPAIMVTPICPHSLSFRPIVVPAGVELKIMLSPEARNTAWVSFDGRKRQEIRHGDSISITTSCYPLPSICVRDPVSDWFESLAQCLHWNVRKKQAHFPEDEEDADEEGREERAGS from the exons ATGGAACAAGAAAAAGTCAACGGGAACAAGGAGCCGTGTGCAGAGGCATCTTCGTACCGCTGTTCTGCATGCCATGGGGACGAGGACTGGGGCCCGGGCCACCCACTCCGGGGCCGCTCCAAGTCCCGCAGCCTGTCGGCCGCACCTGTCCTGGCCAGTGCCCGTGAGTTCAG GAGGACCCGCTCCCTGCACGGGCCATGCCCAGTGACCACGTTTGGACCAAAGGCCTGCGTGCTTCAGAATCCCCAGACCATCAT GCACATCCAAGACCCTGCCAGCCAGCGGTTGACGTGGAACAAGTCCCCGAAGAGTGTCCTCGTCATCAAGAAGATCCGGGATGCCAGCCTGCTGCAGCCCTTCAAGGAGCTCTGTGCGTACCTGATGGAG AACAACATGGTCGTGTATGTGGAGAAGAAGGTTCTGGAAGACCCCGCCCTCTTGAGCGATGACCACTTCGGGCCAGTGAAGAGGAAGTTCTGCACCTTCAGAGAAG ATTACGATGACATCTCCAATCAGATCGACCTCATCATCTGCCTGGGGGGCGACGGGACCCTGCTATATGCCTCCTCCCTCTTCCAG GGTAGCGTGCCTCCAGTCATGGCATTCCATCTGGGCTCCCTGGGCTTCCTGACCCCCTTCAACTTCGAGAACTTTCAGTCGCAAGTTACGCAGGTGATACAGG GGAACGCAGCTGTTGTTCTCCGGAGCCGGCTGAAGGTCAGGGTCGTGAAGGAGCCCCGAGGGAAGAAGGTGGCCGTCCCCAATGGCATCAGCGAAAACGGGGTGCTGGCTGCAGGCCTGGACGTGGAGGTTGGGAAGCAGGCTGTGCAGTACCAG GTCCTGAACGAGGTGGTGATCGACAGAGGCCCCTCCTCTTACCTGTCCAACGTGGACGTCTACCTGGATGGGCACCTCATCACCACAGTACAGGGCGATG GCGTGATCGTCTCCACCCCGACGGGCAGCACGGCGTATGCAGCCGCCGCAGGGGCGTCCATGATCCACCCCAACGTGCCCGCCATCATGGTCACGCCCATCTGCCCCCACTCGCTGTCCTTTCGGCCCATTGTGGTGCCCGCGGGGGTTGAGCTGAAG ATCATGCTGTCACCAGAGGCAAGGAACACTGCATGGGTGTCTTTCGATGGACGAAAGAGACAGGAGATCCGCCACGGAGACAG CATTAGCATCACGACTTCTTGCTACCCTCTTCCCTCCATCTGCGTCCGTGACCCCGTGAGCGACTGGTTCGAGAGCCTGGCACAGTGTCTGCACTGGAATGTACGGAAGAAGCAGGCCCACTTCCCGGAGGACGAGGAGGACGCGGacgaggagggcagggaggagcggGCGGGGAGCTAG
- the NADK gene encoding NAD kinase isoform X2, with amino-acid sequence MEQEKVNGNKEPCAEASSYRCSACHGDEDWGPGHPLRGRSKSRSLSAAPVLASAREFRRTRSLHGPCPVTTFGPKACVLQNPQTIMHIQDPASQRLTWNKSPKSVLVIKKIRDASLLQPFKELCAYLMEENNMVVYVEKKVLEDPALLSDDHFGPVKRKFCTFREDYDDISNQIDLIICLGGDGTLLYASSLFQGSVPPVMAFHLGSLGFLTPFNFENFQSQVTQVIQGNAAVVLRSRLKVRVVKEPRGKKVAVPNGISENGVLAAGLDVEVGKQAVQYQVLNEVVIDRGPSSYLSNVDVYLDGHLITTVQGDGVIVSTPTGSTAYAAAAGASMIHPNVPAIMVTPICPHSLSFRPIVVPAGVELKIMLSPEARNTAWVSFDGRKRQEIRHGDSISITTSCYPLPSICVRDPVSDWFESLAQCLHWNVRKKQAHFPEDEEDADEEGREERAGS; translated from the exons ATGGAACAAGAAAAAGTCAACGGGAACAAGGAGCCGTGTGCAGAGGCATCTTCGTACCGCTGTTCTGCATGCCATGGGGACGAGGACTGGGGCCCGGGCCACCCACTCCGGGGCCGCTCCAAGTCCCGCAGCCTGTCGGCCGCACCTGTCCTGGCCAGTGCCCGTGAGTTCAG GAGGACCCGCTCCCTGCACGGGCCATGCCCAGTGACCACGTTTGGACCAAAGGCCTGCGTGCTTCAGAATCCCCAGACCATCAT GCACATCCAAGACCCTGCCAGCCAGCGGTTGACGTGGAACAAGTCCCCGAAGAGTGTCCTCGTCATCAAGAAGATCCGGGATGCCAGCCTGCTGCAGCCCTTCAAGGAGCTCTGTGCGTACCTGATGGAG GAGAACAACATGGTCGTGTATGTGGAGAAGAAGGTTCTGGAAGACCCCGCCCTCTTGAGCGATGACCACTTCGGGCCAGTGAAGAGGAAGTTCTGCACCTTCAGAGAAG ATTACGATGACATCTCCAATCAGATCGACCTCATCATCTGCCTGGGGGGCGACGGGACCCTGCTATATGCCTCCTCCCTCTTCCAG GGTAGCGTGCCTCCAGTCATGGCATTCCATCTGGGCTCCCTGGGCTTCCTGACCCCCTTCAACTTCGAGAACTTTCAGTCGCAAGTTACGCAGGTGATACAGG GGAACGCAGCTGTTGTTCTCCGGAGCCGGCTGAAGGTCAGGGTCGTGAAGGAGCCCCGAGGGAAGAAGGTGGCCGTCCCCAATGGCATCAGCGAAAACGGGGTGCTGGCTGCAGGCCTGGACGTGGAGGTTGGGAAGCAGGCTGTGCAGTACCAG GTCCTGAACGAGGTGGTGATCGACAGAGGCCCCTCCTCTTACCTGTCCAACGTGGACGTCTACCTGGATGGGCACCTCATCACCACAGTACAGGGCGATG GCGTGATCGTCTCCACCCCGACGGGCAGCACGGCGTATGCAGCCGCCGCAGGGGCGTCCATGATCCACCCCAACGTGCCCGCCATCATGGTCACGCCCATCTGCCCCCACTCGCTGTCCTTTCGGCCCATTGTGGTGCCCGCGGGGGTTGAGCTGAAG ATCATGCTGTCACCAGAGGCAAGGAACACTGCATGGGTGTCTTTCGATGGACGAAAGAGACAGGAGATCCGCCACGGAGACAG CATTAGCATCACGACTTCTTGCTACCCTCTTCCCTCCATCTGCGTCCGTGACCCCGTGAGCGACTGGTTCGAGAGCCTGGCACAGTGTCTGCACTGGAATGTACGGAAGAAGCAGGCCCACTTCCCGGAGGACGAGGAGGACGCGGacgaggagggcagggaggagcggGCGGGGAGCTAG
- the NADK gene encoding NAD kinase isoform X1: MGTWTVLALPLGCSITWASWVFGPKSSTSINCRNGTRKSQREQGAVCRGIFVPLFCMPWGRGLGPGPPTPGPLQVPQPVGRTCPGQCPRTRSLHGPCPVTTFGPKACVLQNPQTIMHIQDPASQRLTWNKSPKSVLVIKKIRDASLLQPFKELCAYLMENNMVVYVEKKVLEDPALLSDDHFGPVKRKFCTFREDYDDISNQIDLIICLGGDGTLLYASSLFQGSVPPVMAFHLGSLGFLTPFNFENFQSQVTQVIQGNAAVVLRSRLKVRVVKEPRGKKVAVPNGISENGVLAAGLDVEVGKQAVQYQVLNEVVIDRGPSSYLSNVDVYLDGHLITTVQGDGVIVSTPTGSTAYAAAAGASMIHPNVPAIMVTPICPHSLSFRPIVVPAGVELKIMLSPEARNTAWVSFDGRKRQEIRHGDSISITTSCYPLPSICVRDPVSDWFESLAQCLHWNVRKKQAHFPEDEEDADEEGREERAGS, encoded by the exons ATGGGCACGTGGACCGTGCTCGCGCTCCCTCTTGGCTGCAGCATCACATGG GCATCCTGGGTTTTCGGGCCAAAGTCCTCCACGTCCATCAATTGCAGAAATGGAACAAGAAAAAGTCAACGGGAACAAGGAGCCGTGTGCAGAGGCATCTTCGTACCGCTGTTCTGCATGCCATGGGGACGAGGACTGGGGCCCGGGCCACCCACTCCGGGGCCGCTCCAAGTCCCGCAGCCTGTCGGCCGCACCTGTCCTGGCCAGTGCCC GAGGACCCGCTCCCTGCACGGGCCATGCCCAGTGACCACGTTTGGACCAAAGGCCTGCGTGCTTCAGAATCCCCAGACCATCAT GCACATCCAAGACCCTGCCAGCCAGCGGTTGACGTGGAACAAGTCCCCGAAGAGTGTCCTCGTCATCAAGAAGATCCGGGATGCCAGCCTGCTGCAGCCCTTCAAGGAGCTCTGTGCGTACCTGATGGAG AACAACATGGTCGTGTATGTGGAGAAGAAGGTTCTGGAAGACCCCGCCCTCTTGAGCGATGACCACTTCGGGCCAGTGAAGAGGAAGTTCTGCACCTTCAGAGAAG ATTACGATGACATCTCCAATCAGATCGACCTCATCATCTGCCTGGGGGGCGACGGGACCCTGCTATATGCCTCCTCCCTCTTCCAG GGTAGCGTGCCTCCAGTCATGGCATTCCATCTGGGCTCCCTGGGCTTCCTGACCCCCTTCAACTTCGAGAACTTTCAGTCGCAAGTTACGCAGGTGATACAGG GGAACGCAGCTGTTGTTCTCCGGAGCCGGCTGAAGGTCAGGGTCGTGAAGGAGCCCCGAGGGAAGAAGGTGGCCGTCCCCAATGGCATCAGCGAAAACGGGGTGCTGGCTGCAGGCCTGGACGTGGAGGTTGGGAAGCAGGCTGTGCAGTACCAG GTCCTGAACGAGGTGGTGATCGACAGAGGCCCCTCCTCTTACCTGTCCAACGTGGACGTCTACCTGGATGGGCACCTCATCACCACAGTACAGGGCGATG GCGTGATCGTCTCCACCCCGACGGGCAGCACGGCGTATGCAGCCGCCGCAGGGGCGTCCATGATCCACCCCAACGTGCCCGCCATCATGGTCACGCCCATCTGCCCCCACTCGCTGTCCTTTCGGCCCATTGTGGTGCCCGCGGGGGTTGAGCTGAAG ATCATGCTGTCACCAGAGGCAAGGAACACTGCATGGGTGTCTTTCGATGGACGAAAGAGACAGGAGATCCGCCACGGAGACAG CATTAGCATCACGACTTCTTGCTACCCTCTTCCCTCCATCTGCGTCCGTGACCCCGTGAGCGACTGGTTCGAGAGCCTGGCACAGTGTCTGCACTGGAATGTACGGAAGAAGCAGGCCCACTTCCCGGAGGACGAGGAGGACGCGGacgaggagggcagggaggagcggGCGGGGAGCTAG